From the Deinococcus sp. Leaf326 genome, one window contains:
- a CDS encoding response regulator — MPDSRPLVEILLVEDSEPDILLTQEAFAEAQVRNRLHVARDGDEAIDFLRRQGEHAGAPRPDVILLDINMPRKNGLEVLAELKADPKLASIPVLMLTTSQAETDVTNAYARHASGYVIKPVGFENFLDAIRAFENFWLTFVRFPPRP, encoded by the coding sequence ATGCCGGATTCGCGCCCTCTGGTCGAGATCCTGCTGGTCGAGGACAGCGAGCCGGACATCCTGCTCACACAGGAGGCCTTCGCCGAAGCGCAGGTCAGGAACCGGCTGCACGTCGCCCGTGACGGCGACGAGGCCATTGACTTCCTGCGCCGGCAGGGCGAACATGCCGGCGCGCCCCGCCCCGACGTGATCCTGCTCGACATCAACATGCCGCGCAAGAACGGGCTGGAGGTGCTGGCCGAACTCAAGGCCGACCCCAAGCTCGCCAGTATCCCGGTGCTCATGCTCACGACGAGTCAGGCCGAAACGGACGTCACCAACGCCTATGCCCGGCACGCCAGCGGATACGTCATCAAGCCGGTGGGGTTCGAGAACTTTCTGGACGCCATCCGCGCTTTCGAGAACTTCTGGCTCACCTTCGTGCGCTTTCCGCCGCGTCCCTGA
- a CDS encoding aldo/keto reductase, with amino-acid sequence MSHGFVRPPVPFSPATLPPGIPRLGLGLAALGRPAYINLGHGAALGPGKSVEELRGRTWAMLDQAWEAGLRYFDAARSYGRAEEFLGGWLCARGHTGTAVVASKWGYTYVADWRTDADTHEVKDHTLATLERQWPETLTSLGRAPTLYLIHSATLDTGVLGNAGVLARLAELAAGGVRVGLSTSGPRQADTLRRALEARVDGICPFSAVQATWNLLEPSAAAALAEAHAAGWTVVVKEGVANGRLTAHGLSGAGDVPPALAAEAARLGVTPDAVALAAALAQPWADLVLSGAATPEHLRDNLRALNLRPEPGFLTKLAEVPETYWRSRSALSWT; translated from the coding sequence ATGTCACACGGTTTCGTCCGTCCCCCCGTTCCCTTTTCGCCGGCGACGCTGCCCCCCGGCATTCCCCGTCTGGGGCTGGGCCTCGCAGCGCTGGGCCGCCCGGCCTACATCAACCTGGGGCACGGCGCGGCGCTAGGACCGGGCAAGAGTGTGGAAGAGCTGCGGGGCCGGACCTGGGCCATGCTCGATCAGGCCTGGGAGGCGGGCCTGCGCTACTTCGACGCCGCACGCAGCTACGGCCGCGCCGAGGAGTTTCTGGGGGGCTGGCTGTGCGCGCGCGGGCACACCGGGACGGCGGTGGTGGCCAGCAAGTGGGGCTACACCTATGTCGCCGACTGGCGCACCGACGCCGACACGCACGAGGTCAAGGATCACACCCTCGCCACGCTGGAGCGGCAGTGGCCCGAGACCCTGACTAGCCTGGGCCGCGCACCCACCCTGTACCTCATCCACTCGGCCACGCTGGACACGGGCGTACTGGGCAACGCCGGGGTCCTGGCCCGTCTGGCCGAACTGGCGGCCGGGGGCGTGCGGGTGGGCCTGAGCACAAGCGGTCCACGGCAGGCCGACACGCTGCGGCGGGCCTTGGAGGCGCGGGTGGACGGTATCTGCCCCTTCTCGGCGGTGCAGGCCACCTGGAATCTGCTGGAGCCCTCGGCGGCTGCGGCGCTGGCCGAGGCACACGCGGCAGGCTGGACGGTCGTGGTCAAGGAGGGCGTCGCCAACGGACGCCTGACTGCCCACGGCCTGAGCGGCGCAGGCGACGTTCCCCCCGCCCTGGCCGCCGAGGCCGCGCGCCTGGGGGTCACCCCCGACGCCGTGGCCCTGGCCGCCGCGCTTGCGCAGCCCTGGGCCGACCTCGTGCTGAGCGGCGCGGCGACCCCCGAGCACCTGCGGGACAACCTGCGTGCCCTAAACCTGCGCCCCGAACCCGGCTTCCTCACGAAGCTGGCCGAGGTGCCAGAGACCTACTGGCGCTCGCGCTCGGCGCTGTCCTGGACCTGA
- a CDS encoding HepT-like ribonuclease domain-containing protein, which translates to MTAPLFPDPRLQAVASALRAGEAAWRALGVTRLRVFGSVARGEAWGGSDIDLLVDFAPGQEAGLLDLMRVKALCEDLLDRRVDILTEAALKAPLRGEILADAVDVTAVTGELPITHRPKRWRWRVYDLLGALDRLQEDTAGLSLTTFLRDERTRDAALRNLARLGETTKFIPQSVQDRTPEIPWAYLRDVRNLISHDYFGIDPELVWHTVRRELPPLRPLLQALAEGRLLPGPDRLPSAHTLTARAQTPPVEVVGATDARQGPAGADQDAQVQDSAERERQ; encoded by the coding sequence ATGACTGCGCCGCTGTTTCCCGATCCCCGGCTTCAGGCCGTCGCCTCGGCACTGCGTGCGGGTGAGGCGGCGTGGCGTGCGCTGGGGGTCACGCGGCTGCGCGTGTTCGGCAGCGTGGCGCGCGGCGAGGCCTGGGGCGGCTCGGACATCGACCTGCTGGTGGATTTCGCGCCCGGACAGGAGGCCGGGCTGCTCGACCTCATGCGTGTCAAGGCGCTGTGCGAGGACCTGCTGGACCGCCGGGTGGACATCCTGACCGAGGCGGCCCTCAAGGCTCCCCTGCGCGGCGAGATTCTGGCCGACGCCGTGGACGTGACGGCCGTGACCGGCGAACTGCCCATCACCCACCGGCCCAAGAGGTGGCGCTGGCGGGTCTACGACCTGCTCGGCGCGCTGGACCGGCTTCAGGAGGACACGGCCGGCCTCTCGCTCACCACCTTCCTGCGCGACGAACGCACCCGCGACGCCGCGCTGCGCAACCTCGCGCGGCTGGGCGAGACGACCAAGTTCATTCCCCAGAGCGTGCAGGACCGTACCCCGGAAATTCCCTGGGCGTACCTGCGCGATGTGCGCAACCTCATCTCGCACGACTACTTCGGCATCGACCCCGAACTCGTCTGGCACACCGTACGCCGCGAGCTGCCGCCCCTGCGCCCGCTGCTCCAGGCGCTGGCCGAGGGCCGCCTGCTGCCCGGCCCCGATCGGCTCCCCAGCGCCCACACCCTGACGGCGCGTGCCCAGACTCCTCCGGTTGAGGTCGTCGGGGCCACGGACGCCCGGCAGGGCCCGGCCGGCGCAGACCAGGACGCTCAGGTCCAGGACAGCGCCGAGCGCGAGCGCCAGTAG
- a CDS encoding response regulator transcription factor, with translation MSEHRILVIEDDLDIANVLRLDLTDAGYAVDHADSAMNGLIKAREDHPDLILLDLGLPDFDGGDVVQRLRKNSALPIIVLTARDTVEEKVRLLGLGADDYLIKPFHPDELLARVKVQLRQRASESLSMGDLTLDPQKRLVTYKAEELRLSPKEFDILALLIRQPGRVYSRHEIGQEIWQGRLPEGSNVVDVHMANLRAKLRDLDGYGLLRTVRGVGYALRG, from the coding sequence GTGAGCGAACACCGCATTCTTGTTATCGAGGACGACCTCGATATTGCCAATGTCCTGCGTCTGGACCTGACCGATGCGGGGTATGCCGTGGACCACGCCGATTCGGCCATGAACGGCCTGATCAAGGCCCGTGAGGACCACCCCGACCTGATCCTGCTCGATCTGGGCCTGCCCGACTTCGACGGCGGCGACGTGGTGCAGCGTCTGCGCAAGAACAGCGCCCTGCCCATCATCGTGCTGACCGCACGCGACACTGTCGAGGAAAAGGTGCGGCTGCTGGGCCTGGGGGCCGACGACTACCTCATCAAGCCATTCCACCCCGACGAGCTGCTGGCCCGCGTCAAGGTGCAGCTGCGCCAGCGCGCCAGCGAGAGCCTGAGCATGGGCGACCTGACCCTGGACCCCCAGAAGCGCCTCGTGACCTACAAGGCCGAGGAACTGCGGCTCTCGCCCAAGGAGTTTGACATCCTGGCGCTGCTCATCCGGCAGCCGGGCCGCGTGTACTCGCGCCACGAGATCGGCCAGGAGATCTGGCAGGGCCGCCTCCCCGAGGGCAGCAATGTCGTGGACGTGCATATGGCCAACCTGCGCGCCAAGCTGCGCGACCTCGACGGGTATGGGCTGCTGCGGACCGTGCGCGGTGTGGGCTACGCCCTGCGCGGCTGA
- a CDS encoding 4'-phosphopantetheinyl transferase superfamily protein: MIVAVGHDLIEIERIRGMLAREGRRAERLFAPEELAYCARLQDPAPSLAARFAAKEAFQKVWPRPHGWRDVWVIREATPGGPFPFARPRLGYAPHLAAEMEQRRWVAHLTLTHTKEHASAVVVLEERPDDRLHRI, encoded by the coding sequence GTGATCGTCGCCGTGGGCCATGACCTGATTGAGATTGAGCGCATCCGGGGAATGCTGGCGCGCGAGGGCCGGCGCGCCGAGCGCCTGTTTGCCCCCGAAGAGCTGGCCTACTGCGCCCGCCTTCAGGATCCCGCCCCCAGCCTCGCGGCCCGTTTTGCTGCCAAGGAGGCCTTTCAGAAGGTCTGGCCGCGTCCACATGGCTGGCGCGACGTCTGGGTCATCCGAGAGGCGACCCCAGGCGGCCCCTTTCCCTTCGCACGGCCCCGGCTGGGGTACGCGCCGCACCTCGCCGCCGAGATGGAGCAGCGCCGCTGGGTCGCCCACCTGACCCTGACCCACACCAAGGAGCACGCCTCGGCGGTAGTGGTTCTGGAGGAACGGCCGGACGATAGACTTCACCGGATATGA